The sequence GAATCTTTCTAACCAGAGAAATGCTCTTTGAGATTTCATTGTTTGGTGATCCATTAGCTTCTTCGGAGTCGGTTGCCAGTTGTTTGATGGGGACAAATTCATTGGAACTATGTTGACTTTGAGGAGTTCCTCTGATCGCTCCTCCTTCCAGATCTTGCTGACCAGGCATTTCTGATTGAGCCCTTGCATGCATATGGGGTTTCACATTATCTGTAACTCGTGCAGGTTCGTCTGTAGACTGGTTAACATTTTCTGTTTGACGTAAAAACGATTTCTTCTTTTTCCGCAGCATATCATAGATAGCCAAAACCTCTTCTTCCGTacactcaaaattcaaatgctGCTTTGCAAGTTTAAGTGTTTCCTTCCGATCTAGCTTATGTTTCAGCAAAGAAGCTGCTATCCAACACTGCAAATTGAACGCTACGTCAAATTAGATACTTTAGGCAAAAGAGCTTGAGTCACACTGGGTTAGCTGCATCTGATAAACTTATCAGGACAACATAACTTTTAGCCAAGTAAGGCAACAGTTACTACCTTAAAGTTCATATCCAGATCAGATATAGATTAACCGCCTCAAAGAAATTAATTTAAACAGGTAACATCAAATTGCAGTTTTGACCATTACTCTATGACATGTCCACCATAAGTTACCATTATGTACACTATAAAGGATGCAAAAGAAAGGACTACATGAGATGATCCATCATGACTATTGTGCACCCTGACCAAGAGTTCTCTGAAAATTTAGATAGAGTCTGAATTTAGTAGAAGAGTAAGAATCTAACCACAGATATCTCGAAAGCCTGTATAAGAGTCACTCGCTCCTGATTGACTCGATTATTATCAATAATATATTCAAGAAACCTTCCAGCCATCTTGTTGACATTCTCCTGCATTCACAACAGCGCACAAAGTTAGAAAGACATGTGCTCCTGATACCATTAATCAGGCCAAGGGAACTTTACATATCCAGGAACACCATGCAAGAATGTCCTGTGCTTGCTTAACCAACAAGAAATTTCAACATATTTACAAACACATGTCATTTATATGAGTGTTCTTTTCATGCTTTTCCCTTGTACTGCTGTGTTACTTAAGGGCAAAGAATTTTCAGGATAAAATGGTACTTCATCATGTTAATGGAAAACTACCACGAGGCATGTGTCTCGAGGTTTTTTCTCGACCATGCTCTCTTGTCACGAGTCATATCCGAAGTGAGTACAGGGGGGGAGAAAAAAGTTATGTTGATGGGATGCCTACCGGAAACAGTAGAATATTGCAAAGTTCTGAAATATCTGGCTTCGAGAAGATGTGAAGATCTTTGGGTGCATTAAGGGACTTGCTCCTTTTCTCAGGTCCACTCATACAACATGCAGGTACATttgagatttcattaacattgcGAAAACGGGCAGCATCAGTTGAAACTGTGGGACTTGCCAGAAAATGAGACCCGTTACCAGCTGGAGTTCCAGACGCTCCTGAAGAAAAACAACTTGCCTTTAGCTCTGAGATTTTCAAATAGCTGGAAAGAGAACATCTAGACTCTTAAACAGCTCGACAATTGTCATTACATTGCACCCAGGGCAATCAGCTGCAACAGGACTGGTATATATAAATTACCTTCCTTGTTCGCACCACCTATTTTTCTTTTATCTTCTACCAGAGCTCTGTGAGTGGCCGCATCAGCGGTACCGTTAACAAGTTTCCTCCTCTTCTTTGTAACATCATCATTGTCAGGGCTTGTCCTTTTTGGTGAGCCATCAAAATATTGAACTCGTTTGCGGGATCTCTGGGATGTGGATGCAGCCGACAAATATCTCCACTCAGGGGTCTCCCTTTCAAGTAGTTTTGACCAGAAGACGTGAGGCAGGTCTGCTTCAGTTGACTGCATTTCCAGCTCATCAGGTAAACAAGTATCGCTAGAGTATATCCCCCCAGTTTGTTTAAcctttgcaacaattgaagaattgTTTGTACTTGTGCCGCCAGCAGCTTGAGGTAGCGAACCCAATAATTCCTTCACTAGATTCAAGACGCCATCAGCATCTTGATCAGAAGTGATTGAACCAGAGGATGGGGAAGAATCATGGAACTCTTTCAACTCTTTGAATAGACGAGAAGCACCCCATCTGAGCAACATATGAATTGTAGAATTATTTAAATTCTGTAAATTGCTATCAAAGGTCATCCCTTGCGTAGCATGAATTAGAGCCTTTTCTTCCAAGGTAGACGACGAATACAAACGGAACAGTTTTGACTGCTCATGTGGTGAGTCAATTGTGATCCTCTGTAGAACTTTCAAATCATTATACGGGCTCCAGTCACTATCATACAGAATAACAATATCAACTGATGACAGCTTAATGCTTGGGTTGCAAGCACGACGCTCAAGTAAAAACACAATCCTTCCTTTCTCCTTATCATTAAACTTGTTCATGGCTGCTTGCTTCTTTGATGTGGCCAACCCACCATCAACACGTTCATAGGAGTCTTCACCAAATCTCTGACGCACAACATCATCCAAGAAGTCCCCCAAAGAGATTCCGCCAGAGCCAACAATTGACTGCCGCATCAAAAACATTACAGTGAGATTATATATGGTTAAAACTTAGAAAATGTGATATTTTCCGTGAACATTCTGTATATTGTATCTTGTTTAGTCTAAAATTTGCTTCCACATCATAAAACATGTAATCTAGAAACACAGCAGGAACACAGGGAGAGGCGGCTTGTAATGCTCGTTCACAAGAGAAATTACAAGAATGGTACCAACCACCCTTCTACAGTAATCTCTATCATGTTCATAGCAAATAAAATCGGTCAGCTGGACCTTGAGCCATTAAAGATCGGGGAGATTTCTATAAGTGCCACAATAATTCAAATTCAAACTAAAATGTCTGTGTTCCAGTCAGCATTGAATCCGAACGGAACATATCAACTTACACTTTTAACTGCTTTTACATGCCTAGAGAAACACATTATAGTGAGACCCGAAGGAACCTATACAAACAACGATACAACAAGCAAGGACATGACATCCTAAATATCTGGATAAACACAGAAAATTCAGTAAACCCAGAAAATAGTAAATGAGGTGATATTATATGCTATACCTGAAAAAGGATTAGTACTCTTAAGCCTTGCTTTTTAATCTCCGAAAGAATTTTATCAAGTACTTGTAGCTTGCCACTTGCTTTTACTCCAACATTCAAATACTCGGTCACTGGTAGACCATTCGTAAGCATTTTCTGCAAAGTAGGATCCACAAGATACGGATGGTCGCAACACTGCAAAAGTATCCCATGTAAGAAATAATATGCATAAAACCTAACAGTAGCAGCAAGTAAAAGACCTTGGTAATCATGATAAGTTAATAGCTGCAGCAGATAGAAGAAAATCATGTGAAAATAATGAAACAGCAGTCAACTAATTAGTGAAACAATAGATACGATCTAAATCCATACAAACCACCCACTTGCAGCAACAGATGTAGGCCTCACCTTCCTGGTAGAAATAAGAACATTACGAAGGAGCTCAACAGTGTCAAAGCTTTTTGAACATGAACGAAGGAATGCTGAATTAGAGAGTAGCGTATAACAATACTGCTCAAGCTGCACACTGGAAAGCTTGACAGGAACCCAGTATTCGACAAACTTAGATGAGTCTGATTTACGTTCAGATGCAACGAACCATGCAAACCTTTCCTTCAGTTTCTCAATACTATCGCTAGAATCATTCTTACAATGACTTATACCTTCCCCATCATCTCCATAACCAAGGAAAGACAGCAAATGGCGGTAATCAACCAAGCTATCCTGTAAAATATTTGCACTCGAGTCAGTGATAGGTTTTGAAGAAAGAACCATCAAATATTCAGCACAAGGACAGCAAAATAGATACCTTCATTGGGCCATTGACAAGAAGAAGCTTAAAGTAAGTGGTTAGCAACTTAATATTCTCTAAAGATTTTGACACTTTGGAAAGTTGACACTCATCAACTATGATTGCTTCCCAACTGACACGATTTAGTGATTCTATATCCTGCAAAAAGATCACAGAAGTAAGCTATCCCACACATCTCACCTATGAAAGAAGCCCCGGTGAAACCCCTCTGCGTACATATATTGGACATGGCATTAAGTTGCAACAGTAAATACTAGATATGTATTGCATTTAGGTATCAAAAACAATTTTAAACAATAACAAGGTAAATGCATCACCAAGTTTTCTGTTGCAGTACCTCAACAATGGTATCTAGAGATGACAGAAGTACTTGAAACATTACAGAACGACCCTCCTCATAAAACTCCAGCATTTGTATGCTCTTCCGAGCATCTCTGCTTCCACTGTAAACAATAACATCGAGAGACGGTGCCAAGCGCAGGAATTCAGCTTCCCATGCAGAAAGGGCAGAGGTAGTGGACACAATAAGAAATGGCCGGCATACAACAGGCTGCAGGGATAGGATGAATAAGATCACCCTAATAACTCGCTCCTGCAGACAGGCCAATTGGGTTATAATGTGAGCAAATGTAGAATCCACCTGATAAGAGATCTTCAgtctaacatatatatatatacacagacAATTCGGAGGATAAGACTGCTTAGCGATTTCGTTTAACCCACTCCTGCagacagactttcttttatgttttcaacctacaataatatacgtATGATATATATAAACGGGAACCCAGAAACTGAGTGGCGCTTACAACCActaacaacaacaaacacaagaaaaacattGAACATCAAGCATAGCACCATCGATAAACCAGAGAGAACATGAGGATGCAAATACATCATTTGTAACTTCTACCTGATCCTCCATAAAAACAGCATTTTGTCCCTTGTGCCAATACTCACGAAGCTTGTTCACAGAACATAGATGGTCATTATCAAGTCCAAGTTCACACTCCCCTGGCAACTCCAACAATTTAAAGAAGGAACCTCTCCTTTCCTGCAATACCTGTACCTTGGCAGCTTTAAATACGTAAGAAGCAACATATTTCATGCTAATACAGAGTTATGATTAGGTGGATTGAAAATGATTTGTACAAGTGATTCATGTCATGCATGTAGAAAAGTATTTTCATAGTAAGACGTGACCCACCTTTTCTGCCCTAGTAGGGTCAGATGCCATTTTTGCCTTCTCAAGGCGACATTCATAATCCTTTATAAGCTTCAAAGCTTCGGCTGACCTCAAAAATGGTTCATTCTCCAACTCCCAAGTGGCATCATCATAACCAAGACCACTCCATTTCACAAACCACTCAAAGTGGCATAAGATGTCACTATGACTACCCCCAAGATACTCCGCCCGCTGCTTTGGTGACATTAACAATCTCTTCCGAAGAAGGCGTTGTGGCACAGCCCATTCTGGTTTCCATCTTACAACCTGAAGGGTGAAACAAGACAAATACACCGCCAACAATTTTAATACAAGGATGATTCTTATTGTAGTGTACCGAGTGAAACATTAGCCTCTCCATTTATCAAAATGAAAACCTCATTTGCatggaaaaaaaaacttaactGTAACTTAATATCACAGTACCTGGTTCTTCTTGAACTTTCCAACAAGAACTGGAGCTTCAAGAAGAAGCTGACTCTCTGGAACCCAACGGTTGTGAACATGAGCAAGGCATCTATGCTTAACCAAATACTGCTTCTGAACTCCTAGTGCAGCAACACACATTCATTATTGCAAAATACAACCAGACTATGTAGACCATTAACGTATAAATTATAATTAGAATCAGAATGCACACCTGATTCTACTTATAATTCATTATTGCAACTAAATTTCATTGAAACAAAAAAAGATTAGTTACATTCATACCTTCAGAATCAGCTAACTCCACTTCTCTGGCATCCAAAATGGACCCCACTCCTCCAGATAGAGAATGCACACCTGACTCCACCTTCTTCTTAACACAGAAGACACAATGCCAAACACCAATTGGCACATTCTTTAGGGGTGGATCAAGACATTTGAGATGGTAGCTTTTTTTGCAACCCTCACCGTCACAACACCTGCAATACATGAGAAAAACATGTATATTGAGCACGACTAAGTATGgctaatcacaaaaaaaaaaaaaagagaaaaagagaaaagaaa comes from Papaver somniferum cultivar HN1 chromosome 7, ASM357369v1, whole genome shotgun sequence and encodes:
- the LOC113298634 gene encoding helicase protein MOM1-like isoform X2, with translation MPSPLRRSDKDGRNHSLSVSGSKNSENSSLENRSEGEREKTEENTTVKSKDVKGNASKKLSAVKYRASLLKTQGKKDKNSDKKLKVLSDLPQGVSEETGVGCSMKVEHGGHRGGVKVGEVREKLPSCLNTVELSGSKRIRLEMSSNSVPLDDGVICASASDPVLKAPIVTSLQNGEMSESCIQTDGSEKDIHAAPRRSIDNTETAEVCETSLEDQRNPALDQVVLPARTKNLVPSELEEDGRNLKARVCRDLAEECCTDVQLMSSPRMTSVGSGDNVCVSCKFGGTLLCCDGEGCKKSYHLKCLDPPLKNVPIGVWHCVFCVKKKVESGVHSLSGGVGSILDAREVELADSEGVQKQYLVKHRCLAHVHNRWVPESQLLLEAPVLVGKFKKNQVVRWKPEWAVPQRLLRKRLLMSPKQRAEYLGGSHSDILCHFEWFVKWSGLGYDDATWELENEPFLRSAEALKLIKDYECRLEKAKMASDPTRAEKVLQERRGSFFKLLELPGECELGLDNDHLCSVNKLREYWHKGQNAVFMEDQERVIRVILFILSLQPVVCRPFLIVSTTSALSAWEAEFLRLAPSLDVIVYSGSRDARKSIQMLEFYEEGRSVMFQVLLSSLDTIVEDIESLNRVSWEAIIVDECQLSKVSKSLENIKLLTTYFKLLLVNGPMKDSLVDYRHLLSFLGYGDDGEGISHCKNDSSDSIEKLKERFAWFVASERKSDSSKFVEYWVPVKLSSVQLEQYCYTLLSNSAFLRSCSKSFDTVELLRNVLISTRKCCDHPYLVDPTLQKMLTNGLPVTEYLNVGVKASGKLQVLDKILSEIKKQGLRVLILFQSIVGSGGISLGDFLDDVVRQRFGEDSYERVDGGLATSKKQAAMNKFNDKEKGRIVFLLERRACNPSIKLSSVDIVILYDSDWSPYNDLKVLQRITIDSPHEQSKLFRLYSSSTLEEKALIHATQGMTFDSNLQNLNNSTIHMLLRWGASRLFKELKEFHDSSPSSGSITSDQDADGVLNLVKELLGSLPQAAGGTSTNNSSIVAKVKQTGGIYSSDTCLPDELEMQSTEADLPHVFWSKLLERETPEWRYLSAASTSQRSRKRVQYFDGSPKRTSPDNDDVTKKRRKLVNGTADAATHRALVEDKRKIGGANKEGASGTPAGNGSHFLASPTVSTDAARFRNVNEISNVPACCMSGPEKRSKSLNAPKDLHIFSKPDISELCNILLFPENVNKMAGRFLEYIIDNNRVNQERVTLIQAFEISVCWIAASLLKHKLDRKETLKLAKQHLNFECTEEEVLAIYDMLRKKKKSFLRQTENVNQSTDEPARVTDNVKPHMHARAQSEMPGQQDLEGGAIRGTPQSQHSSNEFVPIKQLATDSEEANGSPNNEISKSISLVRKIHMERWLKLVAYQTKESKEFEEERVKIEKEQIATLDKVHKFESALIRRLHHQNSVRLEKLKKVDQDFNSKKDAIKNHMDAELKKLESLHLAAKNEETRLKHYWVREAKSGRSVDSFLALSQSLDSRFKLVTVQLNEQGPSKEPITGRDSSPRLNDLGVTGPSGTVRGESMVDGITPTERPDNFVKSTLQSTDPLQSVQSNDDTSVTQPNVQFQLEDLERCEQGPSEEPVLDRTGSLRDSAMGDVGPSEIVRGHDSSVTDRTGSLRLTEMGVAQSPGTVRGHEPVVVDSITTDPLPCDRSEDATTAFLRDMQFPIEGSEISGQGPSKEPDVARTGSLGPSEVRVSEVPETISGYEQVVEGTLPAEQLPMTAPVNPPSATQSELPTATVSPSDLLECNQSYNDNSDFSHAGPLQTAAPANPPGDPILANSSSHDTSVLPPALQLELPTLVETLPSEQSRVPTDPPVGSGTRVSDTRSMTSSRTSQSPLPQDPLCYELARIRKEEEQVVKIHEELKVRINSDYEKEMEEIHRKYNKLNHDADTALAQKKKSIDTNISKILMNRMLAEVFRFKCSETTRAAGPLGSQPGGHQGPLQNHQLFHSPSQQNSQRSPTATPCTTIQSPVQVARQSSATFLSNNMPVRPHFSTGGALTSVSSQVGCRQSHAPHLQPFRPSTSMSASPSLQPPHNSTMLPVHLGNLPGGSSSGLQVTSLPVNYGAGFNSSTYPSESAGTHNNSSLVIDTMMNDFDNFGLCGGGGSINPQNLLPSIQSIDRSDMFGSLNSSDLWGPATAAAHGEVVCLSDDE